The proteins below come from a single Chryseobacterium capnotolerans genomic window:
- a CDS encoding mechanosensitive ion channel family protein encodes MDDLQLNNIQKHWDTLITSAISWAPRIFTAVVSALLIYLIGSWMIRIIKKLVAKGFKKRNMEASLQHFLLNIINWGLNILLFIVVVTQLGVQTSAFVAMIGAAGLAVGLALQGSLTNFAGGILILLLKPFKIGDFISTNSGVSGTVDAIDIFHTKLITPQNQLIIIPNGVVSNNSITNFTQLGTRRTSLDIGVAYDADLKQTKEVLMKVIHKNQYALSEPAPQVMVTALGDSAINLSVRVSANTENFWKLNEELIIDCKEALDQAGIGIPFPQRDIHVYNK; translated from the coding sequence ATGGACGATTTACAATTGAACAACATTCAAAAACATTGGGATACCTTAATAACTTCAGCCATTTCATGGGCTCCGAGAATCTTTACAGCCGTGGTTTCTGCATTATTGATTTACCTGATCGGATCATGGATGATCAGAATCATTAAGAAACTTGTTGCGAAAGGTTTCAAAAAACGTAATATGGAAGCTTCTTTACAGCATTTCCTACTTAATATTATCAATTGGGGGCTTAATATTCTTCTCTTTATTGTAGTAGTTACTCAATTAGGAGTGCAGACTTCTGCCTTTGTAGCCATGATTGGTGCTGCAGGTTTAGCGGTAGGTCTGGCTTTACAGGGATCTTTGACAAACTTTGCTGGTGGAATCCTTATTCTATTATTAAAACCATTTAAAATAGGAGATTTTATTTCCACTAATTCTGGTGTTTCAGGAACAGTAGATGCTATTGATATTTTTCATACGAAACTGATTACTCCACAAAATCAATTAATCATTATTCCTAATGGAGTGGTTTCTAATAACAGTATTACCAACTTTACTCAGCTAGGAACAAGAAGGACCTCTCTGGATATTGGAGTTGCTTATGATGCAGATCTTAAACAGACGAAAGAAGTTTTGATGAAAGTAATTCATAAGAATCAATATGCTCTTTCCGAGCCAGCACCTCAGGTAATGGTAACTGCATTAGGAGATAGCGCGATTAATCTATCTGTGAGAGTGAGTGCCAATACAGAAAATTTCTGGAAACTGAACGAAGAACTTATCATTGATTGTAAAGAAGCTTTAGATCAGGCTGGAATCGGAATTCCTTTCCCACAGAGAGATATCCATGTTTACAATAAATAG
- a CDS encoding IS3 family transposase — protein sequence MLGLNRQIYYRSIKRTKICRNRASEVVELVESIRVKMPRLGGRKLYFMLQESLSSMKVGRDKFFDILRANHLLIAPRKNYHVTTNSHHRFRKHKNLILDYQITRPNQVWVADITYIGNRKDPSYLSLITDAYSKKIVGHFVADNLNTESSLIALKRALKNHKGMVGSLIHHSDRGLQYCSNEYQKVLQKHQLKCSMTQNSDPYENAVAERINGILKHEFNIDRHHISNALRRKLVDESIETYNNLRPHFSNYYLTPNQMHKQTKIRMRTYKNKNQSKKNFALV from the coding sequence TTGTTAGGGTTAAATAGACAAATCTATTATAGAAGTATCAAGCGTACAAAAATTTGTAGGAACAGGGCTTCAGAGGTTGTAGAGCTGGTAGAGAGTATTCGTGTTAAAATGCCCCGATTAGGAGGCAGAAAACTATATTTTATGTTACAAGAATCCCTAAGCTCTATGAAAGTGGGAAGAGATAAGTTTTTTGATATCCTAAGAGCCAATCACTTATTAATTGCACCTAGGAAAAATTATCATGTTACTACCAACTCCCATCATCGCTTCAGAAAGCACAAAAATTTGATTCTGGACTATCAGATCACAAGGCCCAACCAGGTTTGGGTTGCTGATATTACTTACATAGGAAACAGAAAAGATCCAAGCTATTTAAGCTTAATAACTGATGCTTATTCAAAGAAAATAGTGGGGCATTTTGTAGCAGATAATTTAAATACAGAAAGTAGTCTTATAGCATTGAAAAGAGCTTTAAAGAATCACAAAGGTATGGTAGGCTCATTAATCCATCATTCTGATCGTGGCTTACAATACTGCTCGAATGAATATCAGAAAGTTTTGCAAAAACATCAATTAAAATGCAGCATGACACAGAACTCAGATCCTTATGAAAATGCAGTGGCAGAGAGGATAAATGGTATTTTGAAGCATGAATTTAATATTGATAGACATCATATAAGCAATGCTTTAAGAAGAAAATTAGTAGATGAATCCATTGAAACCTATAATAATCTACGTCCTCATTTTTCAAATTATTATTTAACCCCAAATCAAATGCATAAACAGACAAAAATTAGAATGAGAACTTATAAAAATAAAAACCAAAGCAAAAAAAACTTTGCTCTGGTTTAA
- a CDS encoding Crp/Fnr family transcriptional regulator, with the protein MEELFNYIKKFGLLKPQDELLIAEGIQEIAVKKGEIFVEAGKVSQKIAFVKEGVFRSLYYNKEGDDFTRYFIYEGRFIGDFQGFTDQLPAHEYIEAITDAVLLVIDLSHFKILEEKIAIWPVLFARIHGFVAENKLKVASIMLNQDAKSRYIHFLTHYPGLANRVPQSMLASYLGVTPSSLSRIRRTINE; encoded by the coding sequence ATGGAAGAGCTTTTCAATTACATCAAAAAATTCGGATTATTAAAACCACAGGATGAACTTCTGATTGCAGAGGGTATTCAGGAAATTGCTGTAAAGAAAGGCGAAATTTTTGTAGAAGCAGGAAAAGTAAGTCAAAAGATTGCTTTTGTTAAAGAAGGAGTATTCCGGTCTCTGTATTATAATAAAGAGGGTGATGATTTTACCCGTTATTTTATTTATGAAGGTCGTTTTATTGGAGACTTTCAGGGGTTTACCGATCAGCTTCCTGCTCATGAATACATAGAAGCAATTACCGATGCCGTTTTACTTGTTATTGATCTTAGTCACTTTAAAATATTAGAGGAAAAAATAGCAATATGGCCTGTTTTATTTGCCCGTATTCATGGTTTTGTTGCTGAGAATAAGCTTAAAGTGGCAAGCATTATGCTTAATCAGGATGCAAAATCCAGGTACATTCATTTTCTCACTCATTATCCGGGATTAGCCAATAGGGTTCCCCAATCTATGCTGGCCTCTTATCTTGGGGTGACGCCTTCGTCGTTGAGCAGGATCAGGAGAACGATCAATGAGTAA